In Raphanus sativus cultivar WK10039 chromosome 5, ASM80110v3, whole genome shotgun sequence, the following proteins share a genomic window:
- the LOC108812000 gene encoding uncharacterized protein LOC108812000, with protein MSSSSHYHYHYQPNNDDDAEFESLFDELLQIPDIIVEPKERRKRIFIERNREEGNIKLWNDYFSETPTYPSNIFRRRFRMSKSLFLLIVHRLSTEVEYFAETEDAVGRSSLSALQKCTAAIRQLAYGGGADTVDEYVRLGETTARKCLHKFTAAIIQLFGEEYLRRPTSEDLERLLHIGEERGFPGMIGSIDCMHWEWKNCPSNWKGMYSRGTDKPTIVLEAVASYDLWIWHAFFGAPGTMNDLNVLDRSPVFDDIIYGRAPGVDFTVNGREYNYAYYLTDGIYPEWATFIKSIRLPQGDKNKLFAKKQESVRKDVERAFGVLQARFAVIKNPSNLWDKSKIANIMRACIILHNMIVEDERRTQSPDETFQDADISFCVKMPTQQFDNVDYVAQQIRDTPIHTQLKLDLIENIWEKFGFEN; from the coding sequence ATCATTACCAACCaaataatgatgatgatgctgaatttgaatcCCTCTTTGATGAATTATTACAAATCCCTGATATTATTGTTGAACCGAAAGAGCGAAGAAAACGTATTTTTATTGAGAGAAACCGAGAAGAAGGCAACATCAAACTCTGGAatgattatttttctgaaaCTCCTACATACCCTTCCAATATATTCCGTCGCCGGTTTCGTATGAGTAAGTCATTGTTCTTGCTTATTGTGCATCGTCTCTCTACGGAAGTAGAATATTTTGCTGAAACAGAAGATGCGGTCGGAAGGTCAAGTCTATCAGCGCTCCAAAAATGCACGGCAGCCATTCGTCAATTAGCATATGGTGGTGGGGCGGATACGGTAGACGAATATGTGCGACTTGGTGAAACAACAGCTCGAAAATGTTTGCACAAGTTTACCGCCGCAATTATCCAATTGTTTGGCGAAGAATACTTAAGACGTCCAACATCAGAAGATCTTGAAAGACTACTACATATCGGAGAAGAGCGTGGATTCCCCGGGATGATTGgaagcatcgactgtatgcattgggagtggaagaatTGCCCCTCCAACTGGAAAGGTATGTATTCACGAGGAACCGATAAACCAACCATTGTGTTGGAGGCCGTAGCTTCTTACGACCTCTGGATATGGCACGCATTTTTTGGAGCTCCAGGTACTATGAACGATCTCAATGTTCTTGATCGATCTCCTGTTTTTGATGATATTATTTATGGAAGAGCTCCGGGAGTCGACTTCACTGTCAACGGAAGGGAGTACAATTACGCCTACTATCTCACCGATGGTATTTATCCGGAGTGGGCCACATTTATTAAATCTATCCGACTACCACAAGgagataaaaacaaattatttgcTAAAAAACAAGAATCTGTCCGGAAAGATGTTGAGCGTGCTTTTGGAGTCTTGCAAGCTCGATTCGCCGTCATTAAGAATCCATCTAATTTATGGGATAAATCGAAGATAGCAAATATTATGAGAGCATGTATAATACTCCATAATATGATAGTGGAAGATGAACGACGTACACAGAGTCCAGATGAAACGTTTCAAGATGCCGATATTTCTTTTTGCGTCAAGATGCCTACTCAGCAATTCGATAATGTTGATTATGTCGCTCAACAAATTCGGGATACACCAATCCATACTCAATTAAAACTTGATTTGATCGAAAATATATGGGAGAAATTTgggtttgaaaattaa